A part of Salmo salar chromosome ssa18, Ssal_v3.1, whole genome shotgun sequence genomic DNA contains:
- the LOC123728671 gene encoding formin-2-like — protein MTFFRTIMDFPVLMIFTGQELTLLPSSRLTPLPSSRLTPLPSSRLTPLPSSRLTPLPSSLRAYPAALLRAYPAALLRAYPAALLQAYPAALLQAYPTALLQADPAALLPPGLPRCPPPGLPRCPPPGLPHCPPPGLPPCPPPSGLTPLPSSGLTPLPSSLRADPAALLPPGLPRCPPPSGLTPLPSSLRADPAALLPSGLTPPPSSRLTLLPSSRLTPLPSSRLTPLPSSRLTPLPSSLRAYPAALLQAYPAALLQAYPTALLRAYPLPSSLRAYPAALLRADPAALLPPGLPRCPPPGLPRCPPPGLPHCPPPGLPPCPPPSGLTPCPPPGLPRCPPPGLPRCPPPGLPRCPPPGLPRCPPPGLPRCPPPGLPHCPPPGLPRCPPPSGLTPPPSSGLTPLPSSRLTPLPSSRLTPLPSSRLTPLPSSLRAYPPALLQAYPAALLQAYPAALLPPGLPRRTTGENPDYHLLC, from the exons ATGACCTTCTTTCGAACCATCATGGACTTCCCCGTATTGATGATATTCACTGGAcaaga GCTTACCCTGCTGCCCTCCTCCAGGCTTACCCCGCTGCCCTCCTCCAGGCTTACCCCGCTGCCCTCCTCCAGGCTTACCCCACTGCCCTCCTCCAGGCTTACCCCGCTGCCCTCCTCCCTCCGGGCTTACCCCGCCGCCCTCCTCCGGGCTTACCCCGCTGCCCTCCTCCGGGCTTACCCCGCTGCCCTCCTCCAGGCTTACCCCGCTGCCCTCCTCCAGGCTTACCCCACTGCCCTCCTCCAGGCTGACCCCGCTGCCCTCCTCCCTCCGGGCTTACCCCGCTGCCCTCCTCCAGGCTTACCCCGCTGCCCTCCTCCAGGCTTACCCCACTGCCCTCCTCCGGGCTTACccccctgccctcctccctccgGGCTTACCCCGCTGCCCTCCTCCGGGCTGACCCCGCTGCCCTCCTCCCTCCGGGCTGACCCCGCTGCCCTCCTCCCTCCGGGCTTACCCCGCTGCCCTCCTCCCTCCGGGCTGACCCCGCTGCCCTCCTCCCTCCGGGCTGACCCCGCTGCCCTCCTCCCCTCCGGGCTTACCCCGCCGCCCTCCTCCAGGCTTACCCTGCTGCCCTCCTCCAGGCTTACCCCGCTGCCCTCCTCCAGGCTTACCCCACTGCCCTCCTCCAGGCTGACCCCGCTGCCCTCCTCCCTCCGGGCTTACCCCGCTGCCCTCCTCCAGGCTTACCCCGCTGCCCTCCTCCAGGCTTACCCCACTGCCCTCCTCCGGGCTTAccccctgccctcctccctccgGGCTTACCCCGCTGCCCTCCTCCGGGCTGACCCCGCTGCCCTCCTCCCTCCGGGCTTACCCCGCTGCCCTCCTCCAGGCTTACCCCGCTGCCCTCCTCCAGGCTTACCCCACTGCCCTCCTCCAGGCTTACccccctgccctcctccctccgGGCTTACCCCCTGCCCTCCTCCAGGCTTACCCCGCTGCCCTCCTCCAGGCTTACCCCGCTGCCCTCCTCCAGGCTTACCCCGCTGCCCTCCTCCAGGCTTACCCCGCTGCCCTCCTCCAGGCTTACCCCGCTGCCCTCCTCCAGGCTTACCCCACTGCCCTCCTCCAGGCTTACCCCGCTGCCCTCCTCCCTCCGGGCTTACCCCGCCGCCCTCCTCCGGGCTTACCCCGCTGCCCTCCTCCAGGCTTACCCCGCTGCCCTCCTCCAGGCTTACCCCACTGCCCTCCTCCAGGCTTACccccctgccctcctccctccgGGCTTACCCCCCTGCCCTCCTCCAGGCTTACCCCGCTGCCCTCCTCCAGGCTTACCCCGCTGCCCTCCTCCCTCCGGGCTTACCCCGTCGTACCACTGGAGAGAACCCAGATTATCATCTATTGTGTTGA